The nucleotide sequence acggtcgtgatttctgtggaacttacgcggtgtgaacatagccttagggtgcattcacacatacaggatctgcagcatatttgatgcagtgttcagttacttagttacattgatatcaaatctgctgcggatcctgtacgtgtgaacgcacccttagggggacatttattaagaccggcgttttctgcgtcggaattaaaaatgtccccgcagctccaacattacggagatttatgtagaagcgcaGTGCTTCTACAGAAATCCTGTGCGGGCGAGTTcgcgcgccaggaaacctacgccagctcagagctggagtaggttttctgactATTTTATGGTGAACAAATTGATGAatagagcggactctgagtccgcactcCCCGTTCCgctccctccacaccccctccccgcccacctGGCTTAccgggcggaaaatggccagatgcgaatattatatatttataattatatttataataaatttattcacatctggccatttCAGCTAAAAACTACGACTTTTttcattgataaatgtcctcctTAGTGTTTTATTGGACCCCTATGTCATTCAGTACATGGCCCACTTAGAGAACAGAAATCTCTTAACTTACCATTGCACCAGCTCGGTGTAGTTGTGGTTCCTCCACTGAACAATGAATCACTTTGCAAGCTCCAGGGATCCTTAAGGCTGTCCCATGAATGAATCCCAGAACTTTTCGTGTCCCAAGTTGTCATGGAATCCTGCAGAATTTAGAGAACATTGACATTGTCAGTATATAAGTTCATCTCAATCTACTGCCAAATAATAATAGAAtagtaattaaaaataaatatattatatatatatacatatatatatacatacatatacacagtatatatagacaaTGCCCCAATGTTATATTAGTACCTTGCGGCTTTGCAGAGGCTCCAGGCTGGGCTCGCTCAggtacattttttcattttccagagaaaaAGGTTGGGATAGGTTCTCCACGTAGAGGTCTATAGATAGAGGAGTGAGATTTTAACAACTTTTAACAAATTCATGCAAAATCCAGTCTAGTAAATATATATCGAAAAGGTCATAGCAACACTTTACCTCGTTCCAGGCACTCAATCTCCATTTCGTGTGATATTTTGGTTTGTTCCACACTTTTGTGACTTGTAAAGGAAGCTTCCTCTGTTGTCTGCTGCATACAGTAGCCCTGTGTAGCCTTGGCTTCTTCAGGACAAGTCTTGGGCTGAGAACCAGGGATCTGTGGGACTTCTGTGAAGGGGGGAGGAAATGTTCGTGGTTCCCTGTATTCTGTGTTATATGAAGATTTCAAGCCTCCAACTAGAAGAAAGAAACGCGTCATTATTATATTATAAGTCTGGTATTggcttatttatatactgtactttattTCATTGCAGGCAGATCCTGAAGAGGAGAGCAGCGACTTGTTTGTAAGTGGTATGTATTAACAGCATGGACTGTCTATGatatagatcagggatggggaaccttctaccctccagctgttgcaaaattacaattcccatcctggtaattgtagttttgcaacatctgaagggacataggttccccatccctggtatagataCTAAACATTAGTACAACACTTACTTTTTCTAAGTGCAATGTCCACTTTTTGGATGAGATCCGCCGCATCTCTTCTGATACTAGGATCCTTCTGAAGTCCATCCACTATAAGGTTACGAGTTAGATTGTTACAGCTAGGGGGGATTTCTTGCAGAGGGGGTGGTTCTGTGGCAATCTAAGAACAGAAGGTGATAGAATGTTATTTTGTGTGAAAATATAAATCCTGTTTGTGTACTTTATATTAGCTTAcatggggtattcccatctcttaCAGTGTCGCCATAGGATATGCAATCAAAGTGATAGCATATCCCTTGTGGGGCATATATCTAGCATTTTAATGTTTACATGATGTAACTCATTACAGGGTACGTATATTAATCTATTTTCAAGCTAACTTAGCTTAACTTTATGTAATATAACATGGGTTTCCAATATTGAAATACCGCTTGCATACTTGATAATATTATTATTCTTACCTTCAGACATAAGGGTGCTTTGTGCGTGCGGCTCCATGGATGCCAGCCATTCAGCATGTGCAGAAGCATGCAACATGCACTCCACACATCTATTTTTGTGTCACAAGGTTCCCCACGTACTACCTCAGGAGCCATGTGTGTTTCAGTACCTGGgacatggtcacctataggacATAGTAGGTACAATTTATGTGCTCTCTGTACAGCCTCATATTGGATAAGCTGATGTCAATTACTAACACTGTCACCTACCTGTCAATAGCTGTGTCTTACAACCACCAGGAGGTAGATGTCCTGCATGCCCGAAATCACACAAGTATGCCGTATTTCCGTTATCAGAAAGGAGTATATTGTCAGCTGAAAAATGAAAGAAAGGTTAGATGGAAGACATTATGCAAAAATGGGAGTACATGTGGAGAATAACATTTATAAAGTAAACTGGTATTTCCATCTCACAGTTTCACAGTTATTCCTGTACCATAACTTTTTTATATTGGAGTCTTTGAGGTGGCCCCGGGTGTCCTCTGTCTATCCTACCAGTCTCCAGtcatagatctctccctatactcAAACAGGGAGAGATTGATCAATCAAGGGCAGGAAGAAGCCCCCTGGCACCGCCTCGCTAACTCATGGTTTGGGCATGGTGAAAGTGacgacaggtttcctttaacataTTCTGTGAAATATCAGGTGCATTACAGTCCTTTTCATTTCAATGAAGAGCAGCTGCTGTCAGATCTAGCTAAAAGCAATTGAACCCCTATCACAAACTCTCAATTCTCATTCTCAGTAGTGAACTTGCtcttaaaaagtataaaaaaaaaaaaggaaaatgggaGGAAAATGTTGTGGTACTGACCTTTTATGTCTCCATGCAGTATGTTGGCAGCATGAAGATCTTTTAGGCCTTGCAGTACTTGTCCAGTGTAATACAGGGCCTGATCCTCTGCTAAGAAGCCACTTCTTTTGATCAGCTGGCCCAGAGATCCACCTGGAAAATATAATATTACCAAGGCTGAAAAtgactgcagacatacacatctAAGAAGCTACAGTGTATATTTATCATGTTTAAGAACCATTTATGTTTGAGATTTAAAGGTGAAGCTGCTGTTTTTCCCCGCAGTCTGGGGTATAACCcaaaaccactagatgtcagcacttGTAAAAACAGCATTAATTAATTTAAATTCTTTTAGGTTTTTCTTTGTGACCGGGTGTGATCAACTATTACAATTAAtactttttttccattaaaataaaatgtttaaatgTTTTTGATTGTGTCCCTTTAAAAAGTTGGCCCTGGTGCATGAGTCATTGTGTTATCTGGCAAATAATACCTAATAAACTAGTCCACGCAGTCCCCGGACTTGAGGTATATCCTGCACTAGTTTGTTAGTTATTTGGAAGCTGGTTAGGCATTGTTGCTCCAACTATGTGTTTATGTAGTCACTAGTCGCTCATATGTGCGAGATTTCCTATACAATATTTCTACAGCATTTTGCACTTTAATATATACCTTCATTGCTGCTATACATATTCATTGGACACTAGATCTCTTACACTAGGCACTTTGTAAAAAATTCTTCCCTTTGGTTGGGCCCTTGATTAAATGTACCATGCTTCCTCTTACCGTTTAACTCTGTCCGGGTGATCTCTGTGGCTCACCTATGTCATCTGTTTAAATCTGTTTGTATTGTTATCTTGtaatttttatatgtgtttttatgaaCTTCATATGAATCATCAATAAAGTATATACTGTTCATTACATTTTGTTGGAATTCATTACAGTTTAGTAGGAATTTTCTGATTTATcttacctataccgggtggtcgctggtatataccgcttGGCACCACATCtatcgctacacgagtgctgcattcattctgaaattctcttacacacacacatatatatatatatatatatatatatatatatatgcatgcctGTGTCTGTGTTCTATTTTTATCTAACCTGATCATATGTCCCTAAAGTGCATggagcgctgaggataaaggtaggtTTCTTACCTTGGTAGTTTAGTAGATATGTACATGAGGCAGTTATTGGGAACTGTAGTTTACTAGATATGTAAATGAGTCGTACTAAACCTCTCTTGTAACATTTTGTGTGATGATGTTACATTTAGATTTTCTGACCAGAACAATTATTATTCTTAAGAACTTGTAGTTACTAATAGGTGGCTGTCAGTAGTCATATCCCTTACCATCCATGGGCTTCATAAACACAGTAATCCAGGGTCCTTCTCGGACTGCCCCATACACTGGGACTATTTTTTCACAATTGACAGCTAAGCAGCATGTCAGCTCCTCAGATCGGAATCTGCCAATACTtatctgaaaagaggaggaaaTTAAAGTTTGACCTGGGGGAAGTAAAATTGAATGAACTAACTTTAAACTGTTTACATCACACGCATAGGCCTCAGATTTGCAATGTCCTTgctccattaggctgggttcacacacagtatatttcaggcagtatttggtcctcatggcaaccaaaaccaggagtgaatttaaagcacagaaagactctgttcacataatgttgtaagtgagtggatggccgtcatttaatagcaaatatttgctgttatcttaaaacaacggctgttatattgaaataatagtagttatttaccgttatatggcggccatccactcaatttcaacagtgtgtgaacagatcctttctgtgtttttaatccactcctggttttggttgctatgaggaccaaatgctgcctgaaatatactatgtgtgaacccagccttactgtacgAGCTGTGCACACTTAAGATAAACTGCAAAAAATGTTTGCAATTCATCAGAACTTTTTTTGAGTATAGACAAATTAGATTCTGAGTCAACGTGGTCCATTTGATCTACTAGTACACTGAAGTACAGGTGAATGATCCTCTTTAAAACAAAGTCCCACTCTCTAGGGACTACTGCAGAAATCTGTGTTGGTTTATGCAGTCCACAATAACTTGGATTTAATGCATGGATAGGCTGTTGGCAATCACAGACCATGAGGCCAATACAATTCTATGAGCCTATACTGCAAATATGACATGTATAAGAGCAGGTCTGTTCTTTTTGTGGTCCGGGCTCAGAACAAATGTACAGACTGTAAAATACACGGTCAGATGCATTGGAGTACAATGTGTCTGTGCTGTCTGCAACTGCATACGGTATGCATATCCTATTTATGGTTATGTGCAAGGGGCCTAAAAGCAAGCCCCCACATCTTACCATCACATGTCCATTTGCTGAAGGGGAAATGCAATATTACATGGTCCCCATTTAAATAAATGACCGGCCATGCAATGTATGGTTGCACTATGTCTGTCTAAAGAGGAGAGTCTTTGCAGTGGCCTTTTTTATGGGCTATTATTGGTTAGGATGTGTGCCAGGTGGAGATCCTTTATTATAGTTCACATGCTCTCATAGGGACAGTGAACACACCCTGTTTATTACTGATGCTTGTGGCTAAAAGACAACTTCAGGACGATGCATGGACCTGTAACATTTAGGGCATTTGTGCAGAAATCTTACCATTTTGGCTGCAAACTTAAATCCAGTTCTGTTGTCTGTTCCCAAGAACACATCTCCAAAGGCTCCTCTACCCAACACTTCTTTACTTTTTCTCCAGTGAATGCCTTCTTTGTACTCATAATCTATCATTTTTAATTTCTAAAGAGAATTAAGAATGTAAGTATTTAATAAAATCCTCAAACATTCGTTCAAAgtatatagatacgaacgcaattacaAATATTTACAGAATATATATGGACGCAGTTTTTTTGATCGCGTTAACGACTTTTCTTAGTGATTTATCTTCTCGTCTAAATGCTTAtcgtttaaaacaaaaaaatcattgcttgtcATTCACTAAATGGGCGATTAAGCAATTTATCTgagcgtgtaaaaggaccctagtcTATGAGATTGTCTTTAAAGCAGGAAGATACACTCAACCATGCACTTCTCTTCCTGCTTATTGACCACtcggtcactaagggtccattcacactacagaatcggggCAGAAATTCTGTGTGGAACCCCCACCTGCATAATCGGCGCAGAATCCTGCTTGCTATGTGTTACAATGGGACATGTGAGCGGAAAgtgcaaggcctcccattgaaacacatagcagggcgattccgtagtgtgaacggactCTAACCCAGACTCTATGGGACCTCTGTATTAGGGAGATGGAGTTGTAACCACTATAAAGATAGATTAGGAGATTGATAAATTTGACATTTTGTCCCTTTGCTACAATTTGGTCCCTTTGCATTTGATCTCATTGAGAAAATGACAATATATGTCTCATCTCATACTAAGTTAAGTCCAGTATATTGTTTTACCTCATTTAACAGGATCCCTTCATTGCACTCCAGGTCATCATCATCACTTTTCTTCCAGGATTTGGCTAATGTGCACACGTTTTGTGGTTCTCCGTAGCTTACAGAATCCTTAAGAGCGTACAATACCCCCTCTTCCACAGATTGGGAACTCAGGCCTTTGCAGAAACCAGTAAACTTGGAAGAACTCCATGATGAGAAACTATTTCCTTCAAAATCATCAAGTCCCAAGGCAGCAATAATTTCTGGAAGCCGGTCTCTTGGTTGTTGCACACCTAATACATTGGTTTGTGGCTGAAGCTTTCCAGCACCCACATGGCAAATGCACTGAGATAGACTAATAAGCTTGCTGAGCACTTTGCTGTTGTCATCAGCATAGAGCTGTGAGTTCAGAGGTGAGTATTCAGCATTTTTATTGGGTTGTTGGATATTGTTTGTATGCCACTGTTTGGGCTCAGATTCTTCATCCTACATCAAAGCAGGAAACACTCTTTTAATTTTCTCAAGAAAAGTTTTACATTCCTAATTGTAAATGTCATACTATAGTTTATGCTTAAACATAGAGTACAGAAAGCATAAATGGACCACAAAGTCTGTCATGTCTGCTGCATTTGGCTTTTTCCAGCTGTGTGGATAGACACAAAGTGGCACATTTCTGCCACTTCATCCTAATGATTTTACTAGTAATGATATTACTATGATCACATTGGTGGCTTCCACCCCCCAGATTGGTGACTGATATCTCCCTAATTGGTGACTGTTATCCTTCTGATTGGTGATCTCTATCCCCCTGATTGGTGAGTGCTATCCCCCTGATTGGTGAGTGCTATCCCCCTGATTGGTGAGTGCTATCCCCCGATTGGTGAGGGCTACCCCCCTGATTGGTGAGTGCTATCCCCCTGATTGGTGAGTGCTACCTCTTTGATTGGTGAGTGCTAACCCCCTATTTGGCGACTATTATCCTTCTGATTGGTGACTGTTATCCTCCTGATTGGTGAGTACTACCCCCCTCTCTATCTCCTATACCTTTAATTTGTGACTACTATCCCTTTGATCGGAGACTAGTATCTGTTTGATCAGAAAAGGTTGTTCCTTTGGTGACTACTATCTTTTTGATCGGTGACTAATATCCCTTTGATCAGTGACTGCCTTGACACTGCTGTCACTTTAAACTATATCTGAATTCATTAAAGCCTTGTCTAATCAGCTTTCGTTTGAAACCCATAATAGACCAGTAAATATACCCAGTGCCTCCACCAgtacgcacacacacagacattgcTGGCAATGTTTTGGTGTTTCACCATATCCTACATTACCTGAACAGGTATTGGTGTGCGGGTCTCCTGTTCTGGAGACTGGGTTTGGCTTATGGTTGTTGAGGTGTTGTTATTTTTAGCACTTCTTTTCCGtctctttttcttgctttttGGCAATCGTGGTGGCTTTGCCAATTTGCCCTCAGTTGCATTCACCACATTATTAGGGATATGCTCATTGCTTTCTGTTAAACTGTGAAAAGATGAATAGAAATGTGGTGATGTTAACTGGAGGAGCTGTGTAAAAACACTTTAGTGCTAAGCATTGGCATCATCATAATAGTTAGGTTGCTGATATCTTATATGAAATAATTACTATCCATGGAAAAGATCAGAGCAAAGTTACCAGAATAGGCGAGTTACCTGTACTGCTTGGAGTCAGTGATGTACAACGGACCTTCTGGGGACGTTGGGCAAATCTGCGGTTTATTCTCACCTGCAATGTGATATAAAAAGTTCCTGTTTATCAGATGTATGGAGTAATGAAGAATGGTCAATAGAGATGTTTTTACAGGATTAAAGGCATTTTTCAACCAATAGCACCAATAACACTTATGCACAAGATAGGTGATAAGTGTGTTATTGTTGCGTGTCGCTATTGCTGGGACAACCACAAGAAAGGGGGAGCCATTTCCCTTGTTTAATGGAAGCAGCTGTAAAGCATGTGTGCTGATGCTTCATTCAAccataggcttaaaggggttgtccggcgataaaaaattattcacagaataacacacattacaaagttatacaactttgtaatgtatgttatgtctgtgaatggcccccttccccgtgtttccccccacccacgctagacccggaagtgtggtgcattatactcaccgcatctcgtgtcgtccacggtctccgatcctcagcagtgacgtcttcctcgggaggccggcggatcttcccgagtgccggccaccctctgcagcatcatccgaagctcagccgcgattggctgagcataactgtgctcagccaatcgcggctgagcagctgatgacgtggccgcgtcatcagccgcgattggctgagcacagttatgctcagccaatcgcggctgagcttcggatgacgctgcagagggcggccggcactcgggaagatccgccggcctcccgaagaagacgtcactgctgaggatcggagaccgtggtcggcacgtgacaggtaatgtatagcgcaccacacttccgggtacacgggtgggggtggtgggacacggggaagggggccattcacagacataacatacattacaaagttgtataactttgtaatgtgtgttattctgtgaataattttttatcgccggacaacccctttaacagaaataGTGAAGCCTTATACTGGGCTAGCTCTGATTAAACTGGGGACACAACCCTGTTCTAATGGTCGGTATGGGGCATAGTGGTTGGGAACCTGGGTACTCGGATACTCATTACCTATCTGAGGGGTAAGAGGTAAGTATTAGGAGGAGCTATAGAGGAGGTTATTTGGAGTAATAGGAGTAGCTATCGCACggtttatatggagtaataggagtagATATAGGGAAGGAtgtatggagtaataggaggagatatagggaggttatatggagtaataggaggagatataggggaggttatatggagtaataggaggagatataggggaggatatatggagtaattggaggagatgtaggagatgttatatggagtaataggaggagatataggggaggttatatggagtaatagggggagatacaggggaggttatatggagtaataggaggagatataggaggttatatggagtaaaaggaggagatataggggaggttatatggagtaataggaggagatatagggaggatatatggagtaataggaggagatataggggtggttatatggagtaataggagaagatataggggagggtatatggagtaataggaggagatataggggaggatatatggagtaattggaggagatataatagggtatatggagtaataggaggagacatAGGGGATATTATATGGAGTAAGAGGTACAGTAGTAATAATGTTAGAgtaattgaaaaataaaaggtcaaAAAAATGAGATATAGTGTGACCAGATCTTACATTCAGGTTGTGCTATGATGGAGATTCCCAGGGTGGAGCTCTCCTTGGTCCCTATGGCCGTTCCCTCCAGCATTACTTTGGCCCAGCCTTTGGATATGCCAACttcaactttatttttttctaccAAGTCCAGAGACTTTACGAGCTGGTGGGAGTACACTGGGGTCTTGGTGGAGACCAGAGGTTGACCTTCGTAGCAGTCTATGGCCATGTTTGTTCTCTTTAGCCTGAAGAAATATCACAGTATGAGACATGCGACATTCAAATAGACAAGTAATTTATATACTTTTCTGCATGTGACAGTGTAAATATCCAGGATTATGTAATGTCTTTGTACAGTGCAGAGGGAGTCCATATATAAGCACAAGGTactgcattaggctatgttcacacaacgtaagtgccgtactaatcacggctgttgttgcaatggtcgtgattagtacggaacttacattgcGCTGAAGGCTGAGggtatcccggctggagtgtatacacattgggggacatttattaagtccggtgttttcagcgctgggcttaaaaatgtccccgcagcaccAACAGTAtgctgatttatgtagagactcactgcctctacataaatcccatgcgcaccagtgtgtgcgccaaggaaacctacgccagctcagagctggtgtaggtttccttatAATTTTTTGGTGAAAAAAATGATCAATTAAGCGGACCCATAGTCTGCTCCCCCCGTTTCACCCCCTCCACACCCACTTCCCATCCCCCTGGCGAGGcttgcggaaaatggccagatgcgaaaatTTATTCGCAGAGCGgctatttgcgaataaatttatttgcatctggccattttctgcCGAGAAATACACCTTTTTgggatgataaatgtcccccatagtatacactccggcgggatccctagcagcgctgcaAGAAacggaaatgtcagttttctgcggccgctattgatTGAATAGGGGCCCCAGAAAACCCTGCTCTGACTGCACGGTCCATTGTGAACAGCGGGGAATtcgcacctgcatccgaattcagcggtgctaaagatgaTCCGGtcggtgctgcagtaccggccgggatgatcttttctgagaccggccgctccgtgacccggccggtctcatacaaagtGTATATTTATGACACAATAAACATTTAAGGCATTATTAGATATTATTTAATGTaacaggttttctatgtggaaGTGGAGACCTATAGGGAATCATATAATGGATTGCTATAGAAGGAGCAACCATCTCAGCCCATATTACCAACCAACCACACAAATCTTTACGTGATATCTGTACAAAACAAGGGCTGCTTTTGGTCCACAGTTGTTTGAGTAAATCCAAGTTAATCCAAAGTAAACCTATTCAGAatcttgtaacgcccggagtagtggatccactggaccggcaccagcgatggcacaaacctcaccagggggcggagtctaaggggccgctggttttcaccagagcccgccgcaaggcgggatggacttgctgcggcaggcgacccccaggtcgctacccctggcttggttgctggtgtcggcaggcgaggcgtggcaggagatggcacaggcaatagtctgcagatgagagagcacgtgacaggctggacacgggaacaggtggagtgacaggggaacaggaaccaggaacagggacttgggaccaggtaacggacaggactcaggaacagggacttgggaccaggtaacggacaggacacaggaacaacagggagctgggccaaacgctatgggaagcatgtagaggctccaacaccagggacagggcatgctgggatttataggggagtgattgggtgcaactaccaattaggtgcggactggccctttaaatctgagacagccggcgcgcgcgcgccctaggaggcggggacgcgcgcgccggccggcacagcgggagacaggagcgtggagaggtgaggcgccccccggggccgaggtgatagcagcgccgggtccccgactatggacaccggctgctgcatggggcaggaagcggtcgcggcggcggcccggaacgcgggacgccgccgcggctgtgacagtaccccccccctttggcctccccctctttcttgcctgcagatggcacaggaagccacaaagtctttgacatcttgaaacaaactggaccaccagtagtggcgagagatccgttggccggtcttacggactccagggtgcccggcctccaacgaggaatgaccccacttcaaaatacctcttcgaagcgcagggtgaacatgagtctttccggggggtactctccgaagcgaggaggtgacgactggtgctaggcgatcaggcggtaaaacatggcaagggactgtgggtctgtggacgaggaccttctgtaagttctcccggtggtgagaggacccgaccttagtcttgggtacggagagagggtacacctcggcagagaaggcatccgccgagtcttggtcttctgccggtaggtcggatagaggcttggctgggacaggaaacgacatagtacacttggtctgaggtgacctgagacactggttggaacagtcctgaccccaactgagaatctccccggttctccagtccagttgaggggcatgttcttgcagccacgggagtcccaggaggaccgcgggggaagaatggggcaggacgtagaaggatatctcttcttgatgtaaaggacccacctggaggactaaaggtgcggtctggtagtacacacggtcggtaagaatttcgcctgtgaccgaggagatagtcaggggcctggctagtcgggtcacgggtagccgccatctttggaccaatgttgccgcaataaaactgcctgctgacccagaatcgaggaaggcagtagtctgatgatttcgtcctgagagagtccggatggaaactggcatagacagacttggaatggtggcattcacacctagggacacctgtcccaccggacctaggtgcgagcattttccggatgtttggggacgtaggggacatcccagccggaagtgatcggaaccaccgcaatagagacagagattctgctccaggcgccggattctttcaccaggcgtcaggtgagcccgttccacctgcataggaatctcaggagagggttgggacatcgaaaggtcaggattctggaaaaccggcgccagctggggatggcgacgggaacgggttagtaaatgttcatgccgaacctcctcctccctctccgaaaaacgagtatcaactcgggtggccagtagaatgagttcgttcagggag is from Dendropsophus ebraccatus isolate aDenEbr1 chromosome 14, aDenEbr1.pat, whole genome shotgun sequence and encodes:
- the MAP3K14 gene encoding mitogen-activated protein kinase kinase kinase 14 isoform X2 — encoded protein: MAIDCYEGQPLVSTKTPVYSHQLVKSLDLVEKNKVEVGISKGWAKVMLEGTAIGTKESSTLGISIIAQPECENKPQICPTSPEGPLYITDSKQYSLTESNEHIPNNVVNATEGKLAKPPRLPKSKKKRRKRSAKNNNTSTTISQTQSPEQETRTPIPVQDEESEPKQWHTNNIQQPNKNAEYSPLNSQLYADDNSKVLSKLISLSQCICHVGAGKLQPQTNVLGVQQPRDRLPEIIAALGLDDFEGNSFSSWSSSKFTGFCKGLSSQSVEEGVLYALKDSVSYGEPQNVCTLAKSWKKSDDDDLECNEGILLNEKLKMIDYEYKEGIHWRKSKEVLGRGAFGDVFLGTDNRTGFKFAAKMISIGRFRSEELTCCLAVNCEKIVPVYGAVREGPWITVFMKPMDGGSLGQLIKRSGFLAEDQALYYTGQVLQGLKDLHAANILHGDIKADNILLSDNGNTAYLCDFGHAGHLPPGGCKTQLLTGDHVPGTETHMAPEVVRGEPCDTKIDVWSACCMLLHMLNGWHPWSRTHKAPLCLKIATEPPPLQEIPPSCNNLTRNLIVDGLQKDPSIRRDAADLIQKVDIALRKIGGLKSSYNTEYREPRTFPPPFTEVPQIPGSQPKTCPEEAKATQGYCMQQTTEEASFTSHKSVEQTKISHEMEIECLERDLYVENLSQPFSLENEKMYLSEPSLEPLQSRKDSMTTWDTKSSGIHSWDSLKDPWSLQSDSLFSGGTTTTPSWCNGVKVQLKSFSGEILSIWESGRTKLGDLAVGISSQIPIKPFTIVNSKGTYIPWDTDIADCGIELQCALAPDPGIWTWRVKKGKIEEGNTGEVYTGGGTDTPE
- the MAP3K14 gene encoding mitogen-activated protein kinase kinase kinase 14 isoform X1, producing the protein MNPIRLKRTNMAIDCYEGQPLVSTKTPVYSHQLVKSLDLVEKNKVEVGISKGWAKVMLEGTAIGTKESSTLGISIIAQPECENKPQICPTSPEGPLYITDSKQYSLTESNEHIPNNVVNATEGKLAKPPRLPKSKKKRRKRSAKNNNTSTTISQTQSPEQETRTPIPVQDEESEPKQWHTNNIQQPNKNAEYSPLNSQLYADDNSKVLSKLISLSQCICHVGAGKLQPQTNVLGVQQPRDRLPEIIAALGLDDFEGNSFSSWSSSKFTGFCKGLSSQSVEEGVLYALKDSVSYGEPQNVCTLAKSWKKSDDDDLECNEGILLNEKLKMIDYEYKEGIHWRKSKEVLGRGAFGDVFLGTDNRTGFKFAAKMISIGRFRSEELTCCLAVNCEKIVPVYGAVREGPWITVFMKPMDGGSLGQLIKRSGFLAEDQALYYTGQVLQGLKDLHAANILHGDIKADNILLSDNGNTAYLCDFGHAGHLPPGGCKTQLLTGDHVPGTETHMAPEVVRGEPCDTKIDVWSACCMLLHMLNGWHPWSRTHKAPLCLKIATEPPPLQEIPPSCNNLTRNLIVDGLQKDPSIRRDAADLIQKVDIALRKIGGLKSSYNTEYREPRTFPPPFTEVPQIPGSQPKTCPEEAKATQGYCMQQTTEEASFTSHKSVEQTKISHEMEIECLERDLYVENLSQPFSLENEKMYLSEPSLEPLQSRKDSMTTWDTKSSGIHSWDSLKDPWSLQSDSLFSGGTTTTPSWCNGVKVQLKSFSGEILSIWESGRTKLGDLAVGISSQIPIKPFTIVNSKGTYIPWDTDIADCGIELQCALAPDPGIWTWRVKKGKIEEGNTGEVYTGGGTDTPE